ACCACTGTAGTGTAACACAGTTTTATTagaaattagtgtttttttttccatcaccTACGCTGAGCAACAAAGAATTGTAGTTACATGATAAAGGAGAAGTTCTCTCATGTCAGGACGTGTGCCATCCTTTAAGCAGAACTTGGTCAGGTAACAGAGTGATTAGGACCTAATCCTGGTCCGTGTAGTTAACAGCAGGCTTCCAGTTTTCTCAGAAACTGACAAGAAGGTTTGACCTTCATCCACACTTTTTGTTTACATTCCCCTGGGCTGCGCAGAGTTGAAAAATTCACACAGCCAAGAGCTGCTTTCTAAGTGGGGCTGGGAAACTCAAAGAAAATACCCCAAACCCTTACACCACAGTCTGATTTTAAAAGCTAAGATTACTTCAGTGAGTTCAGTGTTAGTATTCAATATTTAAAGACCAAAGAGATATTTTCAGTTGGACGACATAAGTGCCCAGAGTCCCAGAAAGACTACTCACCACTGAGACAGCTGAGGATCTGAATGTCAAAGCAGTAAAGAGAGGCTACAGGGGCTGGGGAGGTCAAAGGACAAGCATTAAAATGCCTCAGTAGGGAGCTGGGACTTTGAGTATTAAAGGGCTTCAGGAAGGCAGCTGAGGAAACAGACCAGGGGCCTCAAGCAGAAGCATTCCAGTCGCTGTGGGAAAGCCACAAAGCCAAAGCCAGAATCTGGTCAAAGAAATGGATTTGTTTTCATCTTGTTACTCCAGTGAAGGCTGGAAGAACCGTTTGTAGCTGATCACCAAGGTGCCTCACCTGGAAGTCTTTATACATTCAAGACTGCGACAAGTGAAAAGCGCTTGATTAAAGTCACCTTTCCCCTGCCCCACCATGTCATTTCAGGTCCTTGTGAGTGTCTGCTAACCCTGGCCTGGCATTTGCCCATAGGCTCATGGGGTCAGCCGTGAAGAGCCACCTAGCTGTAGTCAGAGTAGTCAAGAGACATGAACTTGATAAGCTATGTCCCTTCCTGACTGAGTGGGTACTGCTAAGTGCTATGCTGCTTTGTTAGGCTGGCTGAACAGCTCCCTCACTGGCGGCATTCTTTTGGAAAAGAATTCGGATAAGCAGCCTCCTAAGGGCCAAGCCAAACAGAAGTGAATGAATACCAAAGCCCTGAAGAAGAACTTGCACCCTTGCCCAAGAGCCAGTGCTTGCATCTCCACAGCCAAGTTCCCGACAAGAAAAACGAAGAACCTTTCAAGGCTCTTCGGCTACTCACATTATCCTGTGTTCAAGGACTCACCACTGGGCAGAACCACCATTCCCCAGCCAGGACACAAAACCAATAGCATGGATGCAGGGCAGGGAGATGTATGGCCAAGCACAGCCGCCTCTGCACAGGGCCTCCAGGAACGTGGGGCTCTGTGTTTGCTGTCCTCAGCTGATGGGCAGGCAGGTGTGGTGCCCACGGGCTCCGCAGCCTTCCTGCTGCAGCTCATGCTCCTGGCTGCAAGCAGCTCCTCGCCCCCGTGATGGCTCTTTGGGTTTAGAGTAAGTGAGGACAGCATGCCTTGGAGCCGAGGGCAAGAGAATCAAAGACAGCAATCATGTAAGACTCTAGAAGCCAGTATGTGACCCTAAGATGTAGGGGTAAAGTATCCTTTCTTACAGGGGTGTTATTAGGACCATAGGTCCTAACTCACACACCCTTACCCCCTCAGCGCTCTCTGGGCCAGCGGCTTGGCCGGTTTGGCAAAGCCAAAGatggtcagtttttttttttattgcttctttCCCCTCCCGCAGATTGATTCTACAGGGAAAAGGGGGTTAGGATCAGAGAAGGATGACGCGGGTCAGGGCAGGAGACAAATCTCCTGAATAAAAGTACAAAGTGCTTTACAGAAACAGATCCCAAAGGCATCAGAAGGGCCAAGGGTTCTGTTTTACCCACGGTCTTGAAACCCTGGAGCAGAAACACCCAGTCTCCTCATTATTAGACTTAAAACTAGTCATTtcctagattattttttaaaaaccaaactcatTAAGCCTGTGCTTAAACACCTTAGGAAAAAAGAAGCCCCACCTTCTGTAAGAAATTGGGCCTCCACAGCACCAGAAGCCACCTTCCCCACAGAGCGAACCCATTCCCCGTGGGCCTCCCCGAGGCCTAAAGTAGCCCTTCAGCAGAGCAAAGGGGTGCTCAGCGAAGGGCCAAGGGGAATGCTCTTGGCAGCGGGGTGGGCAGGTCAGTCCATTCAGCCCAGGGGCAGCAGCGGCTCCCTGTGGCAGAAAGGGAGATGCTGAGCAAAGGGGCTGGGACTCAGTCATCCTGAAGTGCTCAGGGAGCCGGGAAAAGAAACGCAGTCCCTCCCCTGCTCAGGCCCTCTGACCTCCCAGGCAGGGCCTGTCATGCCTCTGGGTGCTGGAGCAGAGACCCCAGGCAGCAGCAGCGTGGGGTGGCCAATGGGGCGGGGTTCCACAAGAGAGGAGACAGGGTATCTCGTGCCCTGACTCCAGGAGGGTCTTGTCAGTCGCGATGGGCAGACTGGTGGCCAAGCTGCCGGTCATCATAAGTGCTATAGCGCTTGACGTGGATGCGGCGGACACGGTCCCGCAGTTCAAAGGTTTCCTCATCTTCACTGGGGGACGCCTGACTGCGGTTCCGGCTTGTGGCTTCCAATAGGGAGTTGTCAGGGACTCGGGGGGTCTCGTAGAGTAGAACGTTGAGTGTCTCCTCATAGATTCGGGCTTCTGGGAATTCCACCTGGGGCAAGGGGGACGAGAGGACCGAATGAGGTTTTACCCCAAAGAGGGAGCAGCATGTCAGGGCCCTTGGCCCTGTGCTGACTCCATAAGGCCTCCAGAACTCTCTCAAGAGACATGACTTTCTATCTCAAGAGGGAGGGTGGGGGTCTTCTTCTGAAGGAGGCGTGAGGAGACGGACTCTACGGACACAGAGACGTGGAACGCTAgcaccctccccctgcctcccccaaTCCCAGACCAATGGACTAGTGTGTGTAGAGGTTATGGCCTTGGCTCTGTCTTCAGGCCTAGGTACAAATACAGCTCCCCTGCTTATTAGCTGTGGGGCCTTGGACTTAAccttgctgtgcctcagtttccacatgttAACATCTACCTCAGTGAGTTGTTGTGAACATTACATGAAAGATGCAAAATGCTTAGCAGAGAGCCTGACGCACAGTGAACGAAAAATAAAAGCTTGGCTGCTCTGAGGCCTTCACGTGCACACAGCCCTCCCCCAGATGAGCTACCCTTCCACCCCAGCAATGCTCTGCTGTTTCCAAAACATGCTGGTGGCGGGGGGCGGGTGCACAGCTATTCTCCAGGGAGGCACCATCTGCTTGCAGCCGGGGCAAAGAGAGGGAGCTATCTCCTATCAAATCTCTTACACGTGCCTGGCATTGCGTTGTCACTGCAGAGGCTAAGCTGATTGACCAGAAACACCCAACCAGCAGGGGCCAGAGGAGATCTGAACAGCTCTTTCTACTGCCCTGCACTGCTTCTCCTAAGAACTGTCTCATTTTCGTAACAGCTCTGTTAAATTCACACTATCATTCTCAGATttctaatgaggaaactgaggcccagatggtTTACATGGCTTATCCAAAGTCAGAAAACTGATAAATGGTGGGCCCAGAATTCAGATCTGAATTGGGCCAACTCCAAAGACCCGGTCCTTTCCATGGCACCAGGCTGTTCCCTGCTGGTCAACAGCCCTGCCTCTCAGCTgaccaaagcagagttctataCCATTCCCTAAACCCCACGCATTGGCTTTTGTCCTTGAGCAGCACCATCACGGCAAGTTTGGGAAAGACAGCAAAATGTATGCCCGGTGGCGAAAGGTTCAGCCCCACTCACGCAGGCAGAAGCCCCATACCTTGGTCTGCTTCTTCTCGGTGGCGTACACGATGGAGGTGCAGCACACCTCCGCCAGCTTCCGACCCTGCCCGTAGAAGGACCAGCAGCAGATCTCGTCGCCGATGACATCCTTGATGAAGAGCACACGGCCGTTGAAGCGCAGGGAGAGCTTGTCGAACAGCTCGATGTTTTTCAGCAGGTGGTCATCGGAGTTGCTGAAAAACGAGTGAGGGCCCGGGGCCTGGGAGTGAGGGAGGTCCCAGCACAGGGGCCGGTGCTGGCCGGGatctctcctcccttccactgTTGTGCTCATGAAACGAGGAAGAGTCAAGATGCCAGAGGGACAGCGAGAGAAAGGGTCATGGGCCCCCTTCGCGTTTGGGGGCGAGTTGGTTTTAAGTTAAAGCAGAGAGGACTGAGGGAGGGAGGTTTCCTCTTACCAGGCTGGAAGGAAGGAGGCTCGCTGCCATCTCAGCAGGAGGACCCCTTCCCTGGCTGTGGGGGGTGACGCTGGCAATACGTCTGCCCACGGGGAGTCCCTGAGAGGGTTTGGGTCTCCGAGCCTGCAGCGTCCTGCATATACTTAACTATGGCCTGTTGAGAGGCCACTGGGGGACAAGCGGGACACTGGCCCAGCTATGAAGAGCGAGGGCTGCCTGAGGAGGAGTCCCAGCCCCTTGGCTTCCCAGCCTTCCTCCAGCCCATAGAGAATGCAGGGAAAACACCTGGCCCGCTGCCTGACGTGACACACGTTAAGAGGCTGTTACATGTTCAGTCCCATCTACATCCCAGCCAGGGCCCCACAATGAGTTCCAAATGCCTCGGCTCTGATTTCCCTCCTACTCTGTTCTCTTCCCGAGACCCAGACTCACGCCAACTGTGCCAGGCGTGCAGGTGGCCTCCCTTGGGTCTGCTGCCCGATTTCTGTCTGCTCAGCCCTCCCCGCTGCTTCTGTGGCCCTTCCCTGGGCAGCGCACCCCACCCCTCAGCAGGTGCCCCACCTACCTGGTGTAGGAATACTTGTTGTTGCTTCTGTTGTATAGCAGCTTCACCACGGGCTGTGAAGGAAGAGAGCATGAAGGCCAGGGGCCTGCACCCCCAGCCCGCGGCCCTCGGCGATCCCTCGGAGGTCCCAGTACCTTGGTGGAGGATTCGATgagcctctcctcttccttcaggGATGTGATGACGGGGACGTTGCACACAGGCTGGTAGGAGTCCTTCTTGTCCTGGGTGACACACAGCCAAGAACCTTTTTGGGATCTTCTGTTTGCCAGGCTTAGCCAGGCTTTCCCCAGGAGCCGTCAGAGCCCCTCGGCCATGGCCACCCCCTACTTGTTGAGGAGGCATCAGATAGAGACAGGAGGCCCCTGGCAATAGAACTGCCAGCTGGCAAGCAGACCCCCATTCCCAGAAACCTAAAATCCAGATATCTAGGCGGATAAACTAGAAGCACTGTCTACTCACACCGCCTGAGTCCGTCACCTTATAAACCGACCGGCTGCCAGCTTGCTTGGCCTGGGCAACAGCTGGTGTGTCTAACTAGGTTTGGACTCATCAATCGTACCTGCCATGTAGCCTTCCAGGAACTGGACCCTACCTCCGTGAAGGAGGGGGCCCATCCTGACCACATCAACCTGCCCAGCTCTGCCTCCGTACCTGCAGGGCAGTCTGGCACATGTTCACCAGCCCCTGAATGAGGTAATACTTTGCTTCAGCCATCAGTTCCTTGATTTCTTGCCGGTTTTGAGGGAGGATGATGGTGTCATCTCGGAGGTAATTCAAAATGGTGCCAAAGTGCTTTCCACATCGGTCTATGAGGATCCAGCCTAGGGATTCAGACAGGCCCCAGAGGGTTACTGTTTGCCTCCAGGTACCTCAGAGCAGGTAGCAGGCAAAGGCCACCTGACGAGCCTGGTGGCAGGTGATAAGGAGCACAGAGCCCACAGCACTGGGTGACGGGAGTGGGAACAGAACCTCCGGCTGTTAAGTCCATGGCTGCCTTTCACCCCTCCTCCCTGAAGCCAAGAACTGGCAAATACCATGGGAGACACAGGCCCTCCAGGCTCTGCGGAGGCCCACAGAGTTCGTCTAAGCTCAGGAGTGCTCAGACCCACCTCCCGGCAACACAGAAACACCTGGCCCTGGCCATAAAATATGTGAATATCTTAAAAGTATGGATCTTCTCCctggaaaatatgtaaatacacaaCATTCTATGCATAATTTCAAAGAATTCTGAAGCTCTACTAAGAACTCCAGGTGAAGGAGTCCTGCACTAGGTGAACAGGAAAAATGAATCTAGATTCCAGATCTGCCAGGCTTGAGCCACGCCCTGAAATCACTTCCTCAGGAACTTCTCCtaacttccccaccccacccaacaaGCCCCAGCACCTCACCTTCTTTGTCGGTCAGCACCTCCATGCGCCCACTGAACATGGCCTTGAGCATGGTGTCATGCCGGGTTAGCGCCCGCACGGTGGTGTAGTACAGGGAACCACCCACATTGAGCTGGACGTATTTGTTGCCCAAGCCTCCTCCCTTGAAGCCGCTTAGCTTGGGTTTGGCCCCTGACGCTGGGCACAGACAGGTATCCCCCGACATCTCCCGCTGCAGGTAGATCACCACACGGCAGGAGGTTGGCTTGGAAGGCCCCGCCGTGGTGGAAGGGTCACGAGTGAGTGGCCAGTGGAGGCCAGAGCCTCATACTCTCAGCGCTGTGAGCAGGAGATGGGAGAGAAGACAGGAGTCAGCAGAGGAGAGCCCTCAGCCAGGAGGGAACAGGAAGAGAAACACTGACCAATCAGTCATTCTCTCCTTATGAACCCAAGTCTCCCTGGCGAGGCTAAAGCCCTAGGCAATGGCAAAAAAGACATTCCTGCTGTTCTTCATGGTACCAGGACCCAGGTCTGGGAGCACAGTCTCCCAGAACCCGATGCTGGTCACCTCACCAGTCTCCCTGAGACTTGGCCCAGCCCTGGATGGCAAGGAGACCAAGTAAACTCTTGGAGCTAATCAAAGGCAGCTCCAGGAACAGACTGGGCAGAGCAGAAGTCCTCACCCTGGGGATCCACCAGTCAGATTCCAGTTGTTTTCTTCTCAGTGTTCCCAGGATCCAAGATTTCCGGCCAAACCTACTGGGAATCCAGCCAGCCTAGGAGTTTCCCAGGAGTCTGAGGGACAGGATGCACTTCCTTTCTAACGATTCCAGGCTCAGGAGCAGCCTGCACCAGTGCTTCCTTTGAGCACCACCCAGAGTCTGGCTTCAGGAAGGCAAGTAACAGCAGCTTCAGGAGAACATGGATTGAGCCAGGCTGGAGGAAGCCTGCCTGTATTCCTGGCAGAGGTTACCCTAGCTCCAGCCAAGGTTTCCTGACCTCCCCCTTTTTTGGCATCAGCCCTGTCCCAAGTTCCTGAAATTGTCACCATTTTTCAGGATAGAACAACTACAGGATggctatttttgcttctttttcctgAGAACGGGTCCAGCCTtatctccttctctcttcctgcccAACAATGGGGAGAAAGGGCCAAAAAAGACCAgatgataaatttaaaaacaattaggTGATTTGGAAACTGAAACACTGACGGGAGTTCACAGGAGGGAGAAGCAAGCAAAGCAGAGGAGGGCAAAGCCAGATCACCCCTTATGATCTAGGTTCTATACGTGTTTTGGCTTTCTAAAGAATCACTAAAATTCATTCACTGAacgaaaacaaaaagcaaacattttttgcATGTTTATTATGTTCCAGGTGCTATTCTAGGCATTTAAT
Above is a genomic segment from Mesoplodon densirostris isolate mMesDen1 chromosome 18, mMesDen1 primary haplotype, whole genome shotgun sequence containing:
- the TNFAIP1 gene encoding BTB/POZ domain-containing adapter for CUL3-mediated RhoA degradation protein 2, which codes for MSGDTCLCPASGAKPKLSGFKGGGLGNKYVQLNVGGSLYYTTVRALTRHDTMLKAMFSGRMEVLTDKEGWILIDRCGKHFGTILNYLRDDTIILPQNRQEIKELMAEAKYYLIQGLVNMCQTALQDKKDSYQPVCNVPVITSLKEEERLIESSTKPVVKLLYNRSNNKYSYTSNSDDHLLKNIELFDKLSLRFNGRVLFIKDVIGDEICCWSFYGQGRKLAEVCCTSIVYATEKKQTKVEFPEARIYEETLNVLLYETPRVPDNSLLEATSRNRSQASPSEDEETFELRDRVRRIHVKRYSTYDDRQLGHQSAHRD